The Candidatus Synechococcus calcipolaris G9 nucleotide sequence AACAGTTCATGAAGCCGATACGATTACAGTGATTGGGATGCATTTCTTTAGCGATTTCCTATTGCCCTTTGAGTTGGCCTCCGTCTTGCTCTTAATGGCACTCATTGGGGCGGTGGTGTTAGCCCGCCGGGATTATGTTCTCGATCAAGAACCCTCCATTGGCGAAGAAGTAGCTCCTAATTTAGAATTGCCTGAACGTCCTCGGGAACCCATTTCTCTTGCTGGTAAATAATTTTTAGAGATAATCCTACTATGCAGTTGACCCATATTCTTCTTTTGGCCGCGCTTCTGTTTTGTATCGGTATTTATGGCCTGATTACGAGCCGCAATGCAGTCCGTGTCCTCATGTCCATTGAGCTATTACTCAATGCGGTTAATCTAAATCTGATTGGTTTTGCGAATTATCTAGATGGTCAAGATATTAAAGGTCAGGTGTTTGCTGTGTTTGTGATTGCCATTGCAGCGGCGGAAGCGGCGGTGGGCTTGGCAATTATTCTGGCGATTTACCGAAACCGTGACACCGTTGATATGGAGCAGTTTAACCTCCTCAAGTGGTAATGGTACAAACTTGGA carries:
- the nuoK gene encoding NADH-quinone oxidoreductase subunit NuoK — protein: MQLTHILLLAALLFCIGIYGLITSRNAVRVLMSIELLLNAVNLNLIGFANYLDGQDIKGQVFAVFVIAIAAAEAAVGLAIILAIYRNRDTVDMEQFNLLKW